In a single window of the Motilibacter peucedani genome:
- a CDS encoding ATP-dependent DNA ligase — protein sequence MQLPVMPPVAPMLAKAVKDIPTGDYLYEPKWDGFRCIVFRDGDEVELGSRNERPLTRYFPEVVAAVLEQLPERCVVDGEVIVPSATGDTLDFEALLQRIHPAKSRVDRLAAETPASFVAFDLLALGDDDLVPLPFAERRARLTQALSAARAPVFVTSATDDVSVARGWFESFEGAGLDGVVAKPTATAYQPDVRAMLKIKHERTADCVVAGFRWHKSGDVVGSLLLGLYAADGALQHVGVSASFPMKRRAELVEELAPLRMDDPTGHPWQQWAEAEAHAEGRLPGAQSRWNAGKDLSWVALRPERVVEVRYDHMEGTRFRHTAQFNRWRPDRTPESCTYAQLEVPVSYDLGEVLSGA from the coding sequence ATGCAGCTGCCCGTGATGCCGCCCGTGGCGCCGATGCTCGCGAAGGCCGTCAAGGACATCCCGACCGGGGACTACCTCTACGAGCCCAAGTGGGACGGCTTCCGCTGCATCGTCTTCCGCGACGGCGACGAGGTGGAGCTCGGGTCGCGCAACGAGCGGCCGCTGACGCGCTACTTCCCCGAGGTGGTCGCGGCCGTCCTCGAGCAGCTGCCCGAGCGCTGCGTCGTCGACGGCGAGGTCATCGTGCCGAGCGCGACGGGCGACACCCTCGACTTCGAGGCGCTGCTGCAGCGCATCCACCCGGCCAAGTCGCGCGTCGACCGGCTCGCCGCCGAGACGCCCGCCTCCTTCGTCGCGTTCGACCTGCTGGCCCTGGGCGACGACGACCTGGTGCCGCTGCCCTTCGCCGAGCGCCGTGCTCGCCTCACGCAGGCTCTCAGCGCAGCCCGGGCCCCGGTATTCGTCACCTCGGCCACCGACGACGTGTCGGTGGCCCGGGGCTGGTTCGAGTCGTTCGAGGGCGCCGGGCTCGACGGCGTGGTCGCGAAGCCGACGGCGACCGCCTACCAGCCCGACGTCCGGGCGATGCTCAAGATCAAGCACGAGCGCACCGCCGACTGCGTCGTCGCCGGCTTCCGGTGGCACAAGAGCGGCGACGTCGTCGGCTCGCTGCTGCTGGGGCTCTACGCGGCCGACGGAGCGCTGCAGCACGTCGGCGTCTCCGCCTCGTTCCCGATGAAGCGGCGCGCCGAGCTGGTCGAGGAGCTCGCGCCGCTGCGCATGGACGACCCCACCGGCCACCCGTGGCAGCAGTGGGCCGAGGCAGAGGCGCACGCCGAGGGCCGCCTGCCGGGCGCCCAGTCGCGGTGGAACGCCGGCAAGGACCTCTCGTGGGTGGCGCTGCGCCCGGAGCGCGTGGTGGAGGTGCGCTACGACCACATGGAAGGCACCCGCTTCCGGCACACCGCGCAGTTCAACCGCTGGCGACCGGACCGCACGCCCGAGAGCTGCACCTACGCCCAGCTCGAGGTGCCGGTGAGCTACGACCTCGGCGAGGTGCTGTCGGGAGCCTGA
- the zapE gene encoding cell division protein ZapE, translated as MTAAELRDVDRLSDRAPRVSPERLVAELVPPPHFAEARFETYVPDPAQPTQAAAVAALSGFAAELSSPPKKGLFRRAAPTGPGGVYLDGGFGVGKTHLLASLWFAAPGPKAFGTFVEFTNLVGALGFARTVDALGQHRLVCIDEFELDDPGDTVLVSSLLSRLSERGVRLAATSNTLPGALGEGRFATQDFLREIQGLSERFASVRIDGEDYRHRGLPLAPQPLSDDEVRAAAGARDGATLDEFAVLLAHLASVHPSRYGALLDGVAAVHLLGVTPVADQNAALRLVVLADRMYDRDIVVRASGVPLDQLFPDELLRGGYRKKYLRALSRLTALAR; from the coding sequence GTGACCGCAGCCGAGCTCCGCGACGTCGACCGGCTCTCCGACAGGGCGCCGCGCGTGTCGCCGGAGCGGCTGGTCGCCGAGCTGGTGCCGCCGCCGCACTTCGCCGAGGCACGTTTCGAGACCTACGTGCCCGACCCCGCGCAGCCGACGCAGGCGGCTGCCGTCGCGGCGCTGTCGGGCTTCGCCGCAGAGCTGTCGTCCCCGCCGAAGAAGGGGCTGTTCCGGCGGGCTGCGCCGACCGGGCCGGGCGGGGTCTACCTCGACGGCGGCTTCGGCGTGGGCAAGACGCACCTGCTGGCCTCGCTGTGGTTCGCCGCGCCCGGGCCCAAGGCGTTCGGCACCTTCGTCGAGTTCACCAACCTGGTCGGCGCGCTCGGCTTCGCCCGGACCGTCGACGCGCTGGGGCAGCACCGCCTGGTCTGCATCGACGAGTTCGAGCTCGACGACCCGGGTGACACGGTGCTTGTCTCCTCGCTGCTCTCGAGGCTGTCCGAGCGCGGGGTGCGCCTGGCGGCGACCAGCAACACGCTGCCCGGCGCCCTGGGCGAGGGCCGCTTCGCCACGCAGGACTTCCTGCGCGAGATCCAGGGCTTGTCGGAGCGGTTCGCCTCCGTGCGCATCGACGGCGAGGACTACCGGCACCGCGGCCTGCCGTTGGCACCGCAGCCGCTGTCGGACGACGAGGTGCGCGCCGCAGCAGGGGCGCGCGACGGCGCCACGCTCGACGAGTTCGCCGTGCTGCTCGCGCACCTCGCGTCCGTGCACCCCAGCCGCTACGGCGCGCTGCTCGACGGGGTGGCCGCGGTGCACCTGCTCGGCGTCACGCCGGTGGCCGACCAGAACGCGGCGCTGCGGCTCGTGGTGCTGGCCGACCGGATGTACGACCGTGACATCGTCGTGCGCGCCAGCGGCGTGCCGCTCGACCAGCTGTTCCCCGACGAGCTGCTGCGCGGCGGCTACCGCAAGAAGTACCTCCGCGCGCTCTCCAGGCTCACCGCCCTGGCGCGCTGA
- a CDS encoding DoxX family protein yields the protein MHRLAPGRRTLASLLATSGALHFAHPEPFVRIVPPMIGHQRTWVYVSGAAELGCAAGLLARGRVRRAAALSTAALLVAVFPANVWMAWSAWRDRRSVAYLLATLVRLPLQVPLVAAALSVR from the coding sequence GTGCACCGACTCGCACCAGGCCGGCGGACGCTGGCGTCGCTCCTCGCCACCTCGGGCGCGCTCCACTTCGCCCATCCCGAGCCGTTCGTGCGCATCGTGCCGCCGATGATCGGCCACCAGCGGACGTGGGTGTACGTGAGCGGTGCGGCGGAGCTCGGATGCGCGGCGGGTCTGCTCGCCCGCGGTCGCGTCCGCCGGGCGGCCGCTCTGTCCACGGCGGCCCTGCTCGTGGCGGTGTTCCCCGCCAACGTGTGGATGGCGTGGTCGGCGTGGCGCGACCGCCGGTCCGTGGCCTACCTGCTCGCCACGCTCGTACGCCTGCCGCTGCAGGTGCCGCTGGTCGCGGCCGCGCTCAGCGTCCGGTGA
- a CDS encoding amidase, with protein sequence MRDTPLDDTAAPLDKGMARRSFLARTLAVSAAAAAGGATLAPGQALAATGEKHSDPKPAPTPTFSPEAWVKPRAAAVADITELTVAEAAYQIRSGAVKPAELAAAYLARIAELDGTYKAYNAVRSSAVAAEAKAAGRGDGRSPLHGVPLCIKDNYFTKGTETTANSTIFEGFVPDYDATAVARLKAVGALVIGKGQMGPLATTRATKPNGEVTTVNAWTPTDPSYDPGGSSSGPATSTAARLAASSIGTQTGGSIILPSAQQGLTGLKPTMGRVSIHGVIPLSFTRDHSGPLARTAMDAAIMLTAMAGADPADPRTLGLPKPADYVKAAAPVVTGGKPSIRWRTKIGVPPGYVSGPQAAQRKAYLDTLESIHKVDLVDVALPDEWALLTGAFNAVRLPERTEPFLPFLREDVRLFGVSLGSWIQGLFLSGDEFITGQRAKAELLDRVYATFFEHCDVVLQTDVVPFDILGLPEITMPIGFTTSPNGATVPVGAILGASAYAEDRLLAVAAAYQQVTDWHLRRPADPPKAAAHRLSLSAPLRLSFEEATAQTA encoded by the coding sequence ATGAGGGACACACCGCTCGACGACACCGCCGCGCCGCTCGACAAGGGCATGGCCCGGCGCAGCTTCCTCGCCCGCACGCTCGCCGTGAGCGCGGCCGCGGCGGCCGGCGGCGCGACCCTCGCCCCGGGCCAGGCTCTCGCAGCCACGGGCGAGAAGCACTCCGACCCGAAGCCGGCGCCCACCCCGACGTTCTCGCCCGAGGCGTGGGTGAAGCCGCGGGCGGCCGCGGTCGCGGACATCACCGAGCTGACGGTGGCCGAGGCGGCCTACCAGATCCGCAGCGGAGCGGTGAAGCCCGCGGAGCTGGCCGCCGCGTACCTCGCGCGCATCGCCGAGCTCGACGGCACCTACAAGGCCTACAACGCGGTACGCAGCAGTGCCGTCGCCGCGGAGGCGAAGGCCGCGGGCCGGGGCGACGGCCGATCGCCGCTGCACGGCGTGCCGCTGTGCATCAAGGACAACTACTTCACCAAGGGCACCGAGACCACCGCCAACTCGACGATCTTCGAGGGCTTCGTGCCCGACTACGACGCGACGGCGGTGGCGCGGCTGAAGGCGGTCGGCGCGCTCGTCATCGGCAAGGGCCAGATGGGCCCGCTCGCGACGACCCGTGCCACCAAGCCCAACGGTGAGGTCACGACGGTCAACGCGTGGACGCCGACGGACCCCAGCTACGACCCCGGCGGCTCCTCGAGCGGCCCGGCGACCTCCACGGCGGCCCGTCTCGCGGCGTCGAGCATCGGCACGCAGACGGGTGGCTCGATCATCCTGCCCTCGGCGCAGCAGGGCCTGACCGGCCTCAAGCCGACGATGGGTCGTGTCTCGATCCACGGCGTCATCCCGCTCAGCTTCACCCGCGACCACTCCGGACCACTGGCTCGCACAGCGATGGACGCGGCCATCATGCTGACCGCCATGGCGGGCGCCGACCCGGCCGACCCGCGCACCCTGGGCCTGCCCAAGCCGGCCGACTACGTCAAGGCCGCTGCTCCCGTGGTCACCGGTGGCAAGCCCTCGATCCGCTGGCGCACGAAGATCGGCGTTCCGCCGGGCTACGTCAGCGGGCCGCAGGCGGCGCAGCGCAAGGCCTACCTCGACACCCTCGAGTCGATCCACAAGGTCGACCTGGTCGACGTGGCCCTGCCCGACGAGTGGGCGCTGCTGACCGGCGCCTTCAACGCCGTGCGGCTGCCCGAGCGCACCGAGCCGTTCCTGCCGTTCCTGCGAGAGGACGTGCGGCTGTTCGGCGTCTCGCTCGGCTCGTGGATCCAGGGGCTCTTCCTCTCCGGTGACGAGTTCATCACCGGCCAGCGGGCCAAGGCCGAGCTGCTCGACCGGGTCTACGCGACCTTCTTCGAGCACTGCGACGTCGTGCTGCAGACCGACGTGGTCCCCTTCGACATCCTCGGCCTGCCGGAGATCACCATGCCGATCGGCTTCACCACCTCACCCAACGGCGCGACGGTGCCGGTCGGCGCGATCCTCGGTGCGTCGGCCTACGCGGAGGACCGGCTGCTCGCGGTCGCCGCGGCCTACCAGCAGGTGACCGACTGGCACCTGCGTCGGCCGGCCGACCCGCCGAAGGCTGCGGCTCACCGCCTCTCGCTCTCCGCGCCGCTGCGGCTGTCGTTCGAGGAGGCCACCGCCCAGACGGCCTGA
- a CDS encoding DUF6518 family protein codes for MTPTLLRAAVVGLVVGAATSWAQTVLHGPWSALANAASPWVAPAFVVGVLAPTLALALPAGALLCVAEVAGYYLTAGARGFPVGAHVSTWAVLGLVAGPVFAGAGWLCRQGPSVGWRAVGAAAVPAILLAEAARYAVVLHYRGEAALFAVLAAVAGQAVWAVASSNDSRSGAESERR; via the coding sequence ATGACTCCCACCCTGCTCCGCGCTGCCGTCGTCGGCCTGGTGGTCGGCGCCGCCACGTCGTGGGCCCAGACCGTCCTCCACGGGCCGTGGTCCGCGCTCGCGAACGCAGCCTCGCCCTGGGTGGCGCCGGCCTTCGTCGTCGGGGTGCTGGCCCCCACCCTGGCGCTGGCGCTCCCCGCAGGAGCGCTGCTGTGCGTGGCCGAGGTCGCGGGCTACTACCTCACAGCGGGAGCACGTGGCTTCCCGGTGGGCGCCCACGTCAGCACCTGGGCGGTCCTGGGTCTGGTCGCCGGCCCGGTGTTCGCCGGCGCGGGCTGGCTCTGCAGGCAGGGCCCGAGCGTCGGGTGGCGTGCGGTGGGGGCCGCAGCCGTACCCGCGATCCTGCTCGCCGAGGCAGCGAGGTACGCAGTGGTCCTCCACTACCGCGGCGAGGCGGCGCTGTTCGCCGTCCTCGCCGCGGTTGCGGGTCAGGCCGTCTGGGCGGTGGCCTCCTCGAACGACAGCCGCAGCGGCGCGGAGAGCGAGAGGCGGTGA
- the treZ gene encoding malto-oligosyltrehalose trehalohydrolase: MTYFRVWAPDAESVEVETGGRRVPLSAQAQGWWGVDVPEAQHGTDYAYVVDGGDPTPDPRTRWQPEGVHAASRVYEDRFEWTDAAWTGRQLAGSVVYELHIGTFTSEGTFDAAIGRLDALVELGVDLVEVMPVAAFPGTHGWGYDGVHLYAVHEPYGGPDGLKRFVDACHARGLGVVLDVVYNHLGPSGNYLGRFGPYFTDLHSTPWGQAVNLDDTGSDEVRRWVIDNATQWLGEFHIDGLRLDAVHALVDERATHLLAELAAEVDRLSTAMRRPLSLIAESDRNDASFVRPREAGGYGLTAQWDDDVHHALHALVTGEGQGYYSDFAEDPYLALTRAMTGAFFHAGTWSSFRGRHHGAPVDRELTPAYRFVAYTQTHDQVGNRATGDRLAATLSDGRLKVAAALVLASPFTPMLFMGEEYAAATPWQYFTDHQEPELAEAIRQGRRKEFAGHGWDAEDVPDPQDPATRDRSVLDWDERARDERGLLAWYRSLIALRRTRPELTDPRLSEVTLSVEGSVVVLGRGVVQMVANLGTEQAQHAVTGEVLLASEDGVRLSGSALTLPADSVAVVELDA; encoded by the coding sequence GTGACGTACTTCCGAGTGTGGGCGCCTGACGCCGAGTCCGTAGAGGTCGAGACCGGCGGGCGCCGCGTGCCCCTGTCCGCGCAGGCGCAGGGGTGGTGGGGGGTCGACGTCCCGGAGGCCCAGCACGGCACCGACTACGCCTACGTCGTCGACGGCGGCGACCCGACCCCCGACCCCCGCACGCGCTGGCAGCCCGAGGGCGTCCACGCCGCGAGCCGCGTCTACGAGGACCGCTTCGAGTGGACCGACGCGGCCTGGACCGGTCGCCAGCTCGCGGGCTCGGTGGTCTACGAGCTGCACATCGGGACCTTCACCTCCGAGGGCACCTTCGACGCTGCGATCGGCCGCCTCGACGCGCTCGTCGAGCTCGGTGTCGACCTGGTGGAGGTCATGCCGGTGGCCGCCTTCCCCGGCACCCACGGCTGGGGCTACGACGGCGTCCACCTCTACGCGGTGCACGAGCCCTACGGCGGCCCCGACGGGCTCAAGCGGTTCGTCGACGCGTGCCACGCGCGAGGTCTCGGCGTCGTGCTCGACGTCGTCTACAACCACCTGGGCCCGAGCGGCAACTACCTCGGGCGCTTCGGCCCCTACTTCACCGACCTTCACTCGACCCCGTGGGGCCAGGCCGTCAACCTCGACGACACCGGCTCGGACGAGGTGCGCCGCTGGGTCATCGACAACGCGACGCAGTGGCTCGGCGAGTTTCACATCGACGGGCTGCGCCTCGACGCGGTCCACGCGCTCGTCGACGAGCGCGCCACCCACCTGCTGGCCGAGCTCGCGGCCGAGGTCGACCGCTTGTCTACCGCGATGCGGCGACCCCTGTCGTTGATCGCCGAGAGCGACCGCAACGACGCGAGCTTCGTGCGCCCGCGCGAGGCCGGGGGCTACGGACTGACGGCGCAGTGGGACGACGACGTGCACCACGCGCTCCACGCGCTGGTCACCGGCGAGGGACAGGGCTACTACAGCGACTTCGCCGAGGACCCCTACCTCGCCCTGACCCGCGCGATGACCGGCGCGTTCTTCCACGCCGGCACCTGGTCCTCGTTCCGCGGCAGGCACCACGGCGCGCCCGTCGACCGGGAGCTCACCCCTGCGTACCGCTTCGTCGCCTACACCCAGACCCACGACCAGGTCGGCAACCGCGCGACCGGCGACCGCCTGGCCGCGACGCTGTCCGACGGCCGGCTCAAGGTCGCGGCCGCCCTCGTGCTCGCCTCGCCGTTCACGCCGATGCTGTTCATGGGCGAGGAGTACGCGGCGGCGACGCCCTGGCAGTACTTCACCGACCACCAGGAGCCCGAGCTGGCCGAGGCCATCCGGCAGGGGCGGCGCAAGGAGTTCGCGGGCCACGGCTGGGACGCCGAGGACGTGCCCGACCCGCAGGACCCCGCGACCCGCGACCGCTCGGTGCTCGACTGGGACGAGCGCGCGCGCGACGAGCGCGGGCTGCTCGCGTGGTACCGCTCGCTCATCGCGCTGCGGCGCACGCGCCCTGAGCTCACCGACCCCCGGCTCAGCGAGGTGACGCTCTCGGTCGAGGGCTCCGTGGTCGTGCTCGGCCGCGGCGTGGTGCAGATGGTCGCCAACCTCGGGACCGAGCAGGCGCAGCACGCCGTCACCGGCGAGGTGCTGCTGGCGAGCGAGGACGGCGTACGCCTGTCCGGCTCCGCACTCACCCTGCCGGCCGACTCGGTCGCCGTCGTGGAGCTCGACGCCTGA
- a CDS encoding DinB family protein — MTESQREPVPRPDGSELEVALAFLGFVRSSVLKKTSGLDEQQLRRPGVPSGTSLLGLVHHLTGCERYWFGYHLRLDVPEESADMAMEAPRSASVAQVLEAYRTAIAESDQRIREIDDPAAPMARAVDGRQLPLRWVLAHMTGETARHAGHADILREMVDGVTGR; from the coding sequence GTGACGGAGTCGCAGCGCGAGCCGGTCCCCCGCCCCGACGGCAGCGAGCTGGAGGTGGCGCTGGCGTTCCTGGGCTTCGTGCGCTCCAGCGTGCTGAAGAAGACCTCCGGGCTCGACGAGCAGCAGCTGCGCCGTCCCGGCGTGCCCAGCGGCACGTCCCTGCTCGGTCTGGTCCACCACCTCACCGGCTGCGAGCGCTACTGGTTCGGCTACCACCTCCGCCTTGACGTGCCCGAGGAGTCGGCCGACATGGCCATGGAGGCGCCCAGGTCGGCGAGCGTGGCGCAGGTCCTCGAGGCCTACCGCACCGCCATCGCCGAGAGCGACCAGCGCATCCGGGAGATCGACGACCCGGCAGCGCCCATGGCGCGAGCGGTGGACGGCCGTCAGCTGCCGCTGCGGTGGGTGCTCGCCCACATGACCGGCGAGACCGCCCGTCACGCGGGGCACGCCGACATCCTGCGCGAGATGGTCGACGGGGTCACCGGACGCTGA
- a CDS encoding pyrimidine reductase family protein produces the protein MQRLLPSPAGPLDDDALFEAYAYPVDRPWVRGNMVASVDGAATADGRSRGLSSAADRRVFRVLRALADVVLVGAGTVRAEGYAAVLPKETFPERRAAAGQPPTAAIAVVSRALDLDLGSALFTGGARTLVVTSEAADPARVAALAEVADVVVAGEHEVDLASAVDQLAERGLERVLCEGGPGLLRDVVAADRLDELCLTVSPQLRAGDAPRVLHGPSLFAGLALTGVLEEDGSLFLRYGRGGA, from the coding sequence GTGCAGCGACTGCTCCCCTCCCCCGCCGGACCGCTCGACGACGACGCGCTGTTCGAGGCGTACGCGTACCCCGTCGACCGCCCGTGGGTGCGCGGCAACATGGTCGCCTCCGTGGACGGCGCTGCCACCGCCGACGGCCGCAGCCGCGGCCTGTCCTCCGCCGCCGACCGCCGGGTCTTCCGCGTACTGCGCGCGCTGGCGGACGTGGTGCTGGTGGGGGCGGGCACCGTACGCGCCGAGGGGTACGCAGCGGTGCTGCCCAAGGAGACGTTCCCCGAGCGCCGGGCGGCGGCCGGACAGCCGCCCACGGCGGCCATCGCCGTGGTCTCGCGGGCGCTCGACCTCGACCTCGGCTCGGCCCTGTTCACCGGCGGCGCCCGCACCCTCGTCGTGACCAGCGAGGCCGCCGACCCCGCCCGCGTCGCGGCGCTCGCCGAGGTGGCCGACGTGGTGGTCGCCGGCGAGCACGAGGTCGACCTCGCGTCCGCGGTGGACCAGCTCGCCGAGCGGGGTCTCGAGCGCGTGCTGTGCGAGGGCGGCCCGGGCCTGCTGCGCGACGTCGTCGCGGCGGACCGGCTCGACGAGCTCTGCCTCACCGTCTCGCCGCAGCTGCGCGCCGGCGACGCGCCCCGGGTGCTGCACGGGCCGTCGCTGTTCGCCGGCCTCGCACTGACCGGCGTGCTGGAGGAGGACGGCTCGCTGTTCCTCCGCTACGGCCGCGGAGGGGCGTAG